One window from the genome of Magnolia sinica isolate HGM2019 chromosome 4, MsV1, whole genome shotgun sequence encodes:
- the LOC131242371 gene encoding RNA-binding protein CP33, chloroplastic isoform X2, whose product MALLLSGIPSTFSRRQKQQLFTLPKRPQIKLPLSISTISHIPKIPLLFHIAAATQQQHSSPSSTSTVENPTSESQLQQQQQQQGQEQESNPNRTRLIAQNVPWTSTSDDIRALFEKYGTVVDVEEFEGRVIKVEFARTVKKKPSSVMIDPVKKFNVFVGNLAWRVRSSDLREFFGAENGSAVAAEVVFQSNPRRSAGYGFVSFRSKEEADAAIAAFNGKALMGRTVRLGLTKNDVSGNEGDSKGGETVEANYDEGLSNQADDEDEEATKEAE is encoded by the exons ATGGCGCTTCTTTTATCTGGCATTCCTTCAACCTTCTCCCGCAGACAGAAGCAGCAGCTTTTCACTCTCCCAAAACGTCCACAAATCAAACTTCCTCTCTCCATCTCTACAATCTCTCATATTCCGAAAATACCCTTACTCTTCCACATCGCCGCAGCAACCCAACAACAACACTCCTCTCCTTCTTCCACTTCGACCGTCGAAAACCCAACATCCGAATCCCagctacagcagcagcagcagcagcaagggCAAGAACAAGAATCCAATCCCAATCGAACGAGATTGATCGCGCAGAACGTGCCTTGGACCAGCACTTCCGATGACATCCGCGCTCTCTTCGAGAAATACGGAACCGTAGTCGATGTCGAA GAATTTGAGGGCCGAGTCATAAAGGTCGAATTCGCCAGGACAGTGAAGAAGAAACCTTCTTCTGTGATGATTGATCCCGTTAAGAAGTTTAATGTGTTTGTTGGGAATTTGGCTTGGAGGGTAAGATCTAGTGATCTCAGAGAATTCTTTGGTGCCGAGAATGGTAGTGCTGTGGCAGCTGAAGTCGTCTTTCAGAGCAATCCAAGAAGGTCCGCGGGATATGGGTTTGTATCTTTTCGTTCGAAGGAGGAGGCAGATGCAGCCATCGCTGCCTTTAACGGGAAG GCGTTGATGGGTAGGACAGTTCGTTTGGGCCTTACTAAAAATGATGTTAGTGGTAATGAAGGGGATTCAAAAGGTGGAGAAACTGTTGAAGCGAATTATGACGAAGGGCTATCAAACCAAGCCGATGATGAAGACGAAGAGGCAACTAAAGAGGCTGAGTGA
- the LOC131242371 gene encoding 28 kDa ribonucleoprotein, chloroplastic isoform X1, with protein MALLLSGIPSTFSRRQKQQLFTLPKRPQIKLPLSISTISHIPKIPLLFHIAAATQQQHSSPSSTSTVENPTSESQLQQQQQQQGQEQESNPNRTRLIAQNVPWTSTSDDIRALFEKYGTVVDVELSMYNKTKNRGLAFVEMASEEEALAAISNLDSYEFEGRVIKVEFARTVKKKPSSVMIDPVKKFNVFVGNLAWRVRSSDLREFFGAENGSAVAAEVVFQSNPRRSAGYGFVSFRSKEEADAAIAAFNGKALMGRTVRLGLTKNDVSGNEGDSKGGETVEANYDEGLSNQADDEDEEATKEAE; from the exons ATGGCGCTTCTTTTATCTGGCATTCCTTCAACCTTCTCCCGCAGACAGAAGCAGCAGCTTTTCACTCTCCCAAAACGTCCACAAATCAAACTTCCTCTCTCCATCTCTACAATCTCTCATATTCCGAAAATACCCTTACTCTTCCACATCGCCGCAGCAACCCAACAACAACACTCCTCTCCTTCTTCCACTTCGACCGTCGAAAACCCAACATCCGAATCCCagctacagcagcagcagcagcagcaagggCAAGAACAAGAATCCAATCCCAATCGAACGAGATTGATCGCGCAGAACGTGCCTTGGACCAGCACTTCCGATGACATCCGCGCTCTCTTCGAGAAATACGGAACCGTAGTCGATGTCGAA CTCTCAATGTACAATAAAACTAAGAACAGAGGATTGGCATTTGTAGAAATGGCGTCGGAGGAGGAAGCGCTTGCTGCAATTAGTAATCTCGATTCATAT GAATTTGAGGGCCGAGTCATAAAGGTCGAATTCGCCAGGACAGTGAAGAAGAAACCTTCTTCTGTGATGATTGATCCCGTTAAGAAGTTTAATGTGTTTGTTGGGAATTTGGCTTGGAGGGTAAGATCTAGTGATCTCAGAGAATTCTTTGGTGCCGAGAATGGTAGTGCTGTGGCAGCTGAAGTCGTCTTTCAGAGCAATCCAAGAAGGTCCGCGGGATATGGGTTTGTATCTTTTCGTTCGAAGGAGGAGGCAGATGCAGCCATCGCTGCCTTTAACGGGAAG GCGTTGATGGGTAGGACAGTTCGTTTGGGCCTTACTAAAAATGATGTTAGTGGTAATGAAGGGGATTCAAAAGGTGGAGAAACTGTTGAAGCGAATTATGACGAAGGGCTATCAAACCAAGCCGATGATGAAGACGAAGAGGCAACTAAAGAGGCTGAGTGA